The sequence below is a genomic window from Candidatus Zixiibacteriota bacterium.
TCCCAGTATTGGTTTTTGGCGAGCATGGCGTTGAGGATGGTGATGAGCTTGCGCATGCAGGCCACGTTAGCGGTCATCTTTGATTTGCCGGACGCCAGAAGGCGCTGGTA
It includes:
- a CDS encoding IS110 family transposase, which codes for YQRLLASGKSKMTANVACMRKLITILNAMLAKNQYWEPKLT